From the Takifugu flavidus isolate HTHZ2018 chromosome 12, ASM371156v2, whole genome shotgun sequence genome, one window contains:
- the LOC130534654 gene encoding claudin-3-like, with protein sequence MSAGLELIGISLCVLGWIIGIVACALPMWRVTAFVGSNIVTAQVIWEGLWMTCVVQSTGQMQCKVYDSMLALSQDLQAARALTVIAILLAILAVMIGIAGAKCTNCIEEEASKAKVMIISGVFFIVSGVMQLIPVSWSANTIIRDFYNPLITDAQRRELGAALYIGWAAAALLILGGGLLCCSCPPRETRYNPSRMAYSASRSAGGPAIERKDYV encoded by the coding sequence ATGTCTGCAGGGCTGGAGTTGATAGGCATCTCCTTGTGTGTTTTGGGATGGATTATTGGTATCGTAGCGTGCGCCCTACCCATGTGGAGGGTGACAGCGTTCGTGGGCAGCAACATCGTGACAGCTCAGGTCATCTGGGAAGGCCTGTGGATGACCTGTGTGGTGCAGAGCACTGGCCAGATGCAGTGCAAGGTCTATGACTCCATGCTGGCCCTCTCCCAAGACCTGCAGGCCGCCCGCGCCCTCACCGTTATAGCCATCCTGTTAGCCATCCTGGCCGTGATGATTGGCATCGCCGGGGCCAAGTGCACCAACTGCATTGAAGAGGAGGCATCTAAAGCCAAGGTGATGATCATCTCCGGGGTTTTCTTCATTGTCTCTGGAGTGATGCAGCTCATTCCAGTGTCCTGGTCAGCCAACACCATCATCAGGGATTTCTACAACCCTTTGATCACCGATGCTCAGCGGAGGGAACTCGGCGCCGCGCTCTACATCGGCTGGGCGGCCGCTGCCCTCCTGATTCTTGGCGGcgggctgctctgctgctcctgtcctccacGCGAGACCAGATACAACCCTTCCAGAATGGCCTACTCCGCCTCACGGTCAGCAGGCGGTCCAGCGATAGAGAGAAAAGACTATGTTTGA